The Musa acuminata AAA Group cultivar baxijiao chromosome BXJ1-3, Cavendish_Baxijiao_AAA, whole genome shotgun sequence genome window below encodes:
- the LOC135614393 gene encoding uncharacterized protein LOC135614393 isoform X1 has protein sequence MEGAGKAHLDCINASNPYHECVDYCFKRIAEAKSHADEGENEDSSKEPEERTVHPDCVNASNPYHECSEYCFKRISEAKDQIERNESDIQKDDITSSFNGANQNDSGDAYHVQNDPESGNPNLTEKQKKLFELRLKMNEARKANQMAMVAEKKKMEAPSEARGISKQKWLEERKKKIGKLLDSNGLDMSKAYMLDTQEMAEAKYKKWEKDPSPYGWDVFNQKTLYNAHKKRVKNIECDMEAYNEAKEADPEFYREASSLQYGKATKIPEENIDRMVKELQDREAKRKSFSRRRKFHEEKDIDSINDRNEHFNKKIERAFGKYTLEIKNNLERGTALPD, from the exons ATGGAGGGGGCAGGAAAAGCTCATCTGGATTGCATCAACGCCTCTAATCCCTACCACGAGTGTGTCGATTACTGCTTCAAGCGAATAGCCGAAGCCAAATCTCACGCCGATGAGG GGGAGAATGAGGATAGCTCGAAGGAGCCGGAAGAGAGAACTGTTCATCCGGATTGCGTTAACGCGTCCAATCCCTACCATGAGTGCAGCGAGTACTGCTTTAAAAGGATTTCTGAGGCGAAGGATCAAATCGAGAGGAATGAATCAG ACATACAAAAGGATGATATTACTTCATCCTTCAATGGTGCTAACCAGAATGATAGTGGTGATGCTTATCATGTCCAGAATGATCCTGAATCTGGAAATCCTAATCTCACTGAGAAGCAGAAAAAACTGTTTGAGTTGAGGCTTAAGATG AATGAAGCAAGGAAGGCCAATCAGATGGCAATGGTAGCTGAGAAAAAGAAAATGGAAGCTCCATCAGAGGCAAGGggcatttcgaagcaaaaatggctcgaggaaaggaagaaaaagattgGAAAGCTGCTTGATTCAAATGGCTTGGATATGTCTAAGGCCTACATGCTTGATACACAAGAGATGGCTGAAGCTAAGTATAAGAAGTGGGAAAAGGATCCTTCACCATATGGTTGGGATG TTTTTAACCAGAAAACACTCTACAATGCTCACAAAAAGCGGGTAAAGAACATTGAGTGTGATATGGAGGCATATAACGAAGCAAAGGAAGCTGATCCAGAGTTCTATCGTGAGGCTTCTAGTCTTCAGTATGGCAAG GCAACCAAAATCCCTGAGGAAAACATTGACCGAATGGTAAAGGAACTTCAGGACAGGGAAGCAAAGCGCAAGTCATTTAGCAGGAGGCGGAAGTTCCACGAAGAGAAGGACATTGATTCAATCAATGATAGAAACGAGCACTTCAATAAGAAGATCGAGAGAGCCTTTGGAAAATACACTCTGGAGATCAAGAACAACTTGGAAAGAGGAACTGCTTTGCCTGATTAG
- the LOC135614393 gene encoding uncharacterized protein LOC135614393 isoform X2, whose product MRGRMRIARRSRKRELFIRIALTRPIPTMSAASTALKGFLRRRIKSRGMNQNDPESGNPNLTEKQKKLFELRLKMNEARKANQMAMVAEKKKMEAPSEARGISKQKWLEERKKKIGKLLDSNGLDMSKAYMLDTQEMAEAKYKKWEKDPSPYGWDVFNQKTLYNAHKKRVKNIECDMEAYNEAKEADPEFYREASSLQYGKATKIPEENIDRMVKELQDREAKRKSFSRRRKFHEEKDIDSINDRNEHFNKKIERAFGKYTLEIKNNLERGTALPD is encoded by the exons ATGAGG GGGAGAATGAGGATAGCTCGAAGGAGCCGGAAGAGAGAACTGTTCATCCGGATTGCGTTAACGCGTCCAATCCCTACCATGAGTGCAGCGAGTACTGCTTTAAAAGGATTTCTGAGGCGAAGGATCAAATCGAGAGGAATGAATCAG AATGATCCTGAATCTGGAAATCCTAATCTCACTGAGAAGCAGAAAAAACTGTTTGAGTTGAGGCTTAAGATG AATGAAGCAAGGAAGGCCAATCAGATGGCAATGGTAGCTGAGAAAAAGAAAATGGAAGCTCCATCAGAGGCAAGGggcatttcgaagcaaaaatggctcgaggaaaggaagaaaaagattgGAAAGCTGCTTGATTCAAATGGCTTGGATATGTCTAAGGCCTACATGCTTGATACACAAGAGATGGCTGAAGCTAAGTATAAGAAGTGGGAAAAGGATCCTTCACCATATGGTTGGGATG TTTTTAACCAGAAAACACTCTACAATGCTCACAAAAAGCGGGTAAAGAACATTGAGTGTGATATGGAGGCATATAACGAAGCAAAGGAAGCTGATCCAGAGTTCTATCGTGAGGCTTCTAGTCTTCAGTATGGCAAG GCAACCAAAATCCCTGAGGAAAACATTGACCGAATGGTAAAGGAACTTCAGGACAGGGAAGCAAAGCGCAAGTCATTTAGCAGGAGGCGGAAGTTCCACGAAGAGAAGGACATTGATTCAATCAATGATAGAAACGAGCACTTCAATAAGAAGATCGAGAGAGCCTTTGGAAAATACACTCTGGAGATCAAGAACAACTTGGAAAGAGGAACTGCTTTGCCTGATTAG
- the LOC103977414 gene encoding protein STRUBBELIG-RECEPTOR FAMILY 5 isoform X2 — protein MALHLPPLLLLLFLRLSGLVHGTTDPSDVSALNDLYRSLNSPSQLTGWSSSGGDPCGNDWKGIKCSGSSVTEMSWIDWYNWLPTVELDFSNLFYSDLSKNNLHGDIPYQLPPNAIHIDLSGNVLTGGISYSISQMTDLNYLNLANNQLSGQLTDMFRKLPSLSLLDLSFNHFSGTLPQSFGSLSSLKTLRLQNNQFSGSLGVLATLSLDDLNVQNNQFTGWIPNKLKSINDFKIDGNSWSSGPAPPGMSTAADSNGGSSSMYNKQTAGLKGAAIAVIVIAVLVVILILMAFAKRRSSVSSYYMEEQFSQNRSFTPLVDNEFAGVKDTSSVGLKATETATTGLKEPFADTQKSFTDNDFANTFNSRRNTDLISFPTYSLADLQAATLNFSSSSLLGQGNIGQVYKAKFADGKVLAVKKIEALNLSGRCSHDFMEIVSDIFKLHHPNITELLGYCSEPDYQFLIYEFQQNGSLHGFLHLSDDYSRPLTWETRVRIALGTARAVEYLHEVHSPSVIHKNIKSSNILLDAELNPHLADCGLAPFFEDTNENLGPGYNAPECTKPSAYTRKSDVYSFGVIMLELLTGRKPFDSSKPRIEQSLVRWVAPQLHDIDTLERMADPALHGLYPPKSLSRFADIVALCIQLEPEFRPAMSEVVQALVQCVHCTSINKRIGGDLGASRRSDDSDSGYY, from the exons ATGGCTCTGCATCTTCCTCCGCTGCTACTCTTGCTGTTTCTGCGGCTCTCTGGTCTGGTCCACGGCACAACCGACCCGTCTGATG TTTCTGCCTTGAATGACCTGTATAGAAGCTTAAATTCTCCCTCCCAGTTGACGGGATGGAGTTCCAGTGGTGGTGATCCCTGTGGGAACGATTGGAAAGGCATCAAGTGCTCTGGCTCCTCCGTGACAGAAAT GTCTTGGATTGACTGGTACAACTGGTTACCAACTGTCGAGCTTGACTtcagtaacttattt TACAGTGATTTGAGCAAGAACAATCTTCATGGTGATATACCTTACCAACTTCCACCTAATGCCATTCATAT AGATCTTTCTGGAAATGTACTTACTGGAGGGATTTCTTATTCAATTTCTCAGATGACTGATCTTAACTATTT AAATCTCGCCAATAACCAGCTCAGTGGACAGTTAACTGATATGTTCAGAAAACTTCCCAGTCTCTCATTGCT GGATCTCTCATTCAACCACTTCTCAGGTACCCTGCCTCAGAGCTTTGGATCTCTTTCAAGTCTCAAAACTTT ACGTCTGCAGAACAATCAATTTAGTGGTTCACTTGGTGTTCTTGCCACTCTTTCTCTCGATGATTT GAATGTTCAGAACAACCAGTTTACCGGTTGGATTCCCAACAAATTGAAAAGTATAAATGATTTTAA AATCGATGGAAATTCTTGGTCCTCTGGACCAGCACCTCCAGGCATGTCTACAGCTGCAGACAGTAATGGTGGAAGCTCATCTATGTACAACAAACAAACTGCAGGTCTGAAAGGTGCAGCCATTGCTGTGATAGTGATCGCTGTCTTGGTTGTGATTCTCATCTTAATGGCTTTTGCTAAGCGAAGATCTTCAGTTTCATCTTATTATATGGAGGAACAATTTAGCCAGAATAGATCATTTACACCTCTAGTAGACAATGAATTTGCAG GAGTTAAGGATACTTCTTCAGTTGGCTTAAAGGCTACGGAAACAGCTACCACGGGACTTAAAGAACCATTTGCTGATACTCAAAAGTCATTCACTGATAATGACTTTGCAAATACATTTAATTCGAGAAGAAACACAGATCTGATTTCTTTCCCAACTTACTCGTTAGCAGATCTGCAAGCTGCTACTCTAAACTTTAGCTCAAGCAGCCTTCTTGGGCAAGGAAATATCggacaagtgtacaaagcaaaATTTGCTGATGGAAAG GTTTTGGCTGTCAAGAAGATAGAGGCATTAAATTTATCTGGACGTTGTTCTCATGACTTCATGGAAATAGTGTCTGACATTTTCAAGCTGCACCATCCAAACATCACTGAACTTTTGGGTTATTGCTCAGAGCCCGATTACCAATTTTTAATCTATGAATTCCAACAGAATGGTTCTCTACATGGATTTTTACATTTATCGGATGATTATAGCAGACCATTGACTTGGGAAACCCGAGTAAGGATTGCTCTTGGGACAGCACGTGCTGTAGA GTACTTGCATGAGGTCCACTCCCCATCAGTGATCCACAAAAACATAAAATCTTCAAACATATTGCTTGATGCGGAGCTAAACCCACACTTGGCTGACTGTGGTCTAGCACCCTTCTTTGAG GATACAAATGAGAACTTGGGTCCTGGATACAATGCTCCTGAATGCACAAAACCTTCTGCCTATACAAGGAAGAGTGATGTCTATAGCTTTGGAGTGATCATGCTAGAGTTGTTGACTGGCCGTAAGCCCTTTGACAG TTCTAAGCCAAGAATAGAGCAGTCATTAGTTCGCTGGGTAGCACCACAACTTCATGACATTGACACATTGGAACGGATGGCAGACCCTGCCCTCCATGGACTCTACCCGCCAAAGTCATTATCTCGATTTGCTGACATTGTCGCCCTATGTATCCAG CTAGAGCCTGAGTTCCGGCCCGCCATGTCAGAAGTGGTACAGGCACTGGTTCAATGCGTTCATTGCACTAGCATCAACAAAAGGATTGGTGGGGATCTAGGCGCCTCTCGTAGAAGTGATGATTCTGACTCTGGATATTATTGA
- the LOC103977414 gene encoding protein STRUBBELIG-RECEPTOR FAMILY 5 isoform X4 translates to MALHLPPLLLLLFLRLSGLVHGTTDPSDVSALNDLYRSLNSPSQLTGWSSSGGDPCGNDWKGIKCSGSSVTEIILSGLGLTGTTGYQLSSLTSVTYFDLSKNNLHGDIPYQLPPNAIHMDLSFNHFSGTLPQSFGSLSSLKTLRLQNNQFSGSLGVLATLSLDDLNVQNNQFTGWIPNKLKSINDFKIDGNSWSSGPAPPGMSTAADSNGGSSSMYNKQTAGLKGAAIAVIVIAVLVVILILMAFAKRRSSVSSYYMEEQFSQNRSFTPLVDNEFAGVKDTSSVGLKATETATTGLKEPFADTQKSFTDNDFANTFNSRRNTDLISFPTYSLADLQAATLNFSSSSLLGQGNIGQVYKAKFADGKVLAVKKIEALNLSGRCSHDFMEIVSDIFKLHHPNITELLGYCSEPDYQFLIYEFQQNGSLHGFLHLSDDYSRPLTWETRVRIALGTARAVEYLHEVHSPSVIHKNIKSSNILLDAELNPHLADCGLAPFFEDTNENLGPGYNAPECTKPSAYTRKSDVYSFGVIMLELLTGRKPFDSSKPRIEQSLVRWVAPQLHDIDTLERMADPALHGLYPPKSLSRFADIVALCIQLEPEFRPAMSEVVQALVQCVHCTSINKRIGGDLGASRRSDDSDSGYY, encoded by the exons ATGGCTCTGCATCTTCCTCCGCTGCTACTCTTGCTGTTTCTGCGGCTCTCTGGTCTGGTCCACGGCACAACCGACCCGTCTGATG TTTCTGCCTTGAATGACCTGTATAGAAGCTTAAATTCTCCCTCCCAGTTGACGGGATGGAGTTCCAGTGGTGGTGATCCCTGTGGGAACGATTGGAAAGGCATCAAGTGCTCTGGCTCCTCCGTGACAGAAAT AATACTCTCAGGTCTTGGATTGACTGGTACAACTGGTTACCAACTGTCGAGCTTGACTtcagtaacttattt TGATTTGAGCAAGAACAATCTTCATGGTGATATACCTTACCAACTTCCACCTAATGCCATTCATAT GGATCTCTCATTCAACCACTTCTCAGGTACCCTGCCTCAGAGCTTTGGATCTCTTTCAAGTCTCAAAACTTT ACGTCTGCAGAACAATCAATTTAGTGGTTCACTTGGTGTTCTTGCCACTCTTTCTCTCGATGATTT GAATGTTCAGAACAACCAGTTTACCGGTTGGATTCCCAACAAATTGAAAAGTATAAATGATTTTAA AATCGATGGAAATTCTTGGTCCTCTGGACCAGCACCTCCAGGCATGTCTACAGCTGCAGACAGTAATGGTGGAAGCTCATCTATGTACAACAAACAAACTGCAGGTCTGAAAGGTGCAGCCATTGCTGTGATAGTGATCGCTGTCTTGGTTGTGATTCTCATCTTAATGGCTTTTGCTAAGCGAAGATCTTCAGTTTCATCTTATTATATGGAGGAACAATTTAGCCAGAATAGATCATTTACACCTCTAGTAGACAATGAATTTGCAG GAGTTAAGGATACTTCTTCAGTTGGCTTAAAGGCTACGGAAACAGCTACCACGGGACTTAAAGAACCATTTGCTGATACTCAAAAGTCATTCACTGATAATGACTTTGCAAATACATTTAATTCGAGAAGAAACACAGATCTGATTTCTTTCCCAACTTACTCGTTAGCAGATCTGCAAGCTGCTACTCTAAACTTTAGCTCAAGCAGCCTTCTTGGGCAAGGAAATATCggacaagtgtacaaagcaaaATTTGCTGATGGAAAG GTTTTGGCTGTCAAGAAGATAGAGGCATTAAATTTATCTGGACGTTGTTCTCATGACTTCATGGAAATAGTGTCTGACATTTTCAAGCTGCACCATCCAAACATCACTGAACTTTTGGGTTATTGCTCAGAGCCCGATTACCAATTTTTAATCTATGAATTCCAACAGAATGGTTCTCTACATGGATTTTTACATTTATCGGATGATTATAGCAGACCATTGACTTGGGAAACCCGAGTAAGGATTGCTCTTGGGACAGCACGTGCTGTAGA GTACTTGCATGAGGTCCACTCCCCATCAGTGATCCACAAAAACATAAAATCTTCAAACATATTGCTTGATGCGGAGCTAAACCCACACTTGGCTGACTGTGGTCTAGCACCCTTCTTTGAG GATACAAATGAGAACTTGGGTCCTGGATACAATGCTCCTGAATGCACAAAACCTTCTGCCTATACAAGGAAGAGTGATGTCTATAGCTTTGGAGTGATCATGCTAGAGTTGTTGACTGGCCGTAAGCCCTTTGACAG TTCTAAGCCAAGAATAGAGCAGTCATTAGTTCGCTGGGTAGCACCACAACTTCATGACATTGACACATTGGAACGGATGGCAGACCCTGCCCTCCATGGACTCTACCCGCCAAAGTCATTATCTCGATTTGCTGACATTGTCGCCCTATGTATCCAG CTAGAGCCTGAGTTCCGGCCCGCCATGTCAGAAGTGGTACAGGCACTGGTTCAATGCGTTCATTGCACTAGCATCAACAAAAGGATTGGTGGGGATCTAGGCGCCTCTCGTAGAAGTGATGATTCTGACTCTGGATATTATTGA
- the LOC103977414 gene encoding protein STRUBBELIG-RECEPTOR FAMILY 5 isoform X1, with protein MALHLPPLLLLLFLRLSGLVHGTTDPSDVSALNDLYRSLNSPSQLTGWSSSGGDPCGNDWKGIKCSGSSVTEIILSGLGLTGTTGYQLSSLTSVTYFDLSKNNLHGDIPYQLPPNAIHIDLSGNVLTGGISYSISQMTDLNYLNLANNQLSGQLTDMFRKLPSLSLLDLSFNHFSGTLPQSFGSLSSLKTLRLQNNQFSGSLGVLATLSLDDLNVQNNQFTGWIPNKLKSINDFKIDGNSWSSGPAPPGMSTAADSNGGSSSMYNKQTAGLKGAAIAVIVIAVLVVILILMAFAKRRSSVSSYYMEEQFSQNRSFTPLVDNEFAGVKDTSSVGLKATETATTGLKEPFADTQKSFTDNDFANTFNSRRNTDLISFPTYSLADLQAATLNFSSSSLLGQGNIGQVYKAKFADGKVLAVKKIEALNLSGRCSHDFMEIVSDIFKLHHPNITELLGYCSEPDYQFLIYEFQQNGSLHGFLHLSDDYSRPLTWETRVRIALGTARAVEYLHEVHSPSVIHKNIKSSNILLDAELNPHLADCGLAPFFEDTNENLGPGYNAPECTKPSAYTRKSDVYSFGVIMLELLTGRKPFDSSKPRIEQSLVRWVAPQLHDIDTLERMADPALHGLYPPKSLSRFADIVALCIQLEPEFRPAMSEVVQALVQCVHCTSINKRIGGDLGASRRSDDSDSGYY; from the exons ATGGCTCTGCATCTTCCTCCGCTGCTACTCTTGCTGTTTCTGCGGCTCTCTGGTCTGGTCCACGGCACAACCGACCCGTCTGATG TTTCTGCCTTGAATGACCTGTATAGAAGCTTAAATTCTCCCTCCCAGTTGACGGGATGGAGTTCCAGTGGTGGTGATCCCTGTGGGAACGATTGGAAAGGCATCAAGTGCTCTGGCTCCTCCGTGACAGAAAT AATACTCTCAGGTCTTGGATTGACTGGTACAACTGGTTACCAACTGTCGAGCTTGACTtcagtaacttattt TGATTTGAGCAAGAACAATCTTCATGGTGATATACCTTACCAACTTCCACCTAATGCCATTCATAT AGATCTTTCTGGAAATGTACTTACTGGAGGGATTTCTTATTCAATTTCTCAGATGACTGATCTTAACTATTT AAATCTCGCCAATAACCAGCTCAGTGGACAGTTAACTGATATGTTCAGAAAACTTCCCAGTCTCTCATTGCT GGATCTCTCATTCAACCACTTCTCAGGTACCCTGCCTCAGAGCTTTGGATCTCTTTCAAGTCTCAAAACTTT ACGTCTGCAGAACAATCAATTTAGTGGTTCACTTGGTGTTCTTGCCACTCTTTCTCTCGATGATTT GAATGTTCAGAACAACCAGTTTACCGGTTGGATTCCCAACAAATTGAAAAGTATAAATGATTTTAA AATCGATGGAAATTCTTGGTCCTCTGGACCAGCACCTCCAGGCATGTCTACAGCTGCAGACAGTAATGGTGGAAGCTCATCTATGTACAACAAACAAACTGCAGGTCTGAAAGGTGCAGCCATTGCTGTGATAGTGATCGCTGTCTTGGTTGTGATTCTCATCTTAATGGCTTTTGCTAAGCGAAGATCTTCAGTTTCATCTTATTATATGGAGGAACAATTTAGCCAGAATAGATCATTTACACCTCTAGTAGACAATGAATTTGCAG GAGTTAAGGATACTTCTTCAGTTGGCTTAAAGGCTACGGAAACAGCTACCACGGGACTTAAAGAACCATTTGCTGATACTCAAAAGTCATTCACTGATAATGACTTTGCAAATACATTTAATTCGAGAAGAAACACAGATCTGATTTCTTTCCCAACTTACTCGTTAGCAGATCTGCAAGCTGCTACTCTAAACTTTAGCTCAAGCAGCCTTCTTGGGCAAGGAAATATCggacaagtgtacaaagcaaaATTTGCTGATGGAAAG GTTTTGGCTGTCAAGAAGATAGAGGCATTAAATTTATCTGGACGTTGTTCTCATGACTTCATGGAAATAGTGTCTGACATTTTCAAGCTGCACCATCCAAACATCACTGAACTTTTGGGTTATTGCTCAGAGCCCGATTACCAATTTTTAATCTATGAATTCCAACAGAATGGTTCTCTACATGGATTTTTACATTTATCGGATGATTATAGCAGACCATTGACTTGGGAAACCCGAGTAAGGATTGCTCTTGGGACAGCACGTGCTGTAGA GTACTTGCATGAGGTCCACTCCCCATCAGTGATCCACAAAAACATAAAATCTTCAAACATATTGCTTGATGCGGAGCTAAACCCACACTTGGCTGACTGTGGTCTAGCACCCTTCTTTGAG GATACAAATGAGAACTTGGGTCCTGGATACAATGCTCCTGAATGCACAAAACCTTCTGCCTATACAAGGAAGAGTGATGTCTATAGCTTTGGAGTGATCATGCTAGAGTTGTTGACTGGCCGTAAGCCCTTTGACAG TTCTAAGCCAAGAATAGAGCAGTCATTAGTTCGCTGGGTAGCACCACAACTTCATGACATTGACACATTGGAACGGATGGCAGACCCTGCCCTCCATGGACTCTACCCGCCAAAGTCATTATCTCGATTTGCTGACATTGTCGCCCTATGTATCCAG CTAGAGCCTGAGTTCCGGCCCGCCATGTCAGAAGTGGTACAGGCACTGGTTCAATGCGTTCATTGCACTAGCATCAACAAAAGGATTGGTGGGGATCTAGGCGCCTCTCGTAGAAGTGATGATTCTGACTCTGGATATTATTGA
- the LOC103977414 gene encoding protein STRUBBELIG-RECEPTOR FAMILY 5 isoform X3: MALHLPPLLLLLFLRLSGLVHGTTDPSDVSALNDLYRSLNSPSQLTGWSSSGGDPCGNDWKGIKCSGSSVTEIILSGLGLTGTTGYQLSSLTSVTYLDLSGNVLTGGISYSISQMTDLNYLNLANNQLSGQLTDMFRKLPSLSLLDLSFNHFSGTLPQSFGSLSSLKTLRLQNNQFSGSLGVLATLSLDDLNVQNNQFTGWIPNKLKSINDFKIDGNSWSSGPAPPGMSTAADSNGGSSSMYNKQTAGLKGAAIAVIVIAVLVVILILMAFAKRRSSVSSYYMEEQFSQNRSFTPLVDNEFAGVKDTSSVGLKATETATTGLKEPFADTQKSFTDNDFANTFNSRRNTDLISFPTYSLADLQAATLNFSSSSLLGQGNIGQVYKAKFADGKVLAVKKIEALNLSGRCSHDFMEIVSDIFKLHHPNITELLGYCSEPDYQFLIYEFQQNGSLHGFLHLSDDYSRPLTWETRVRIALGTARAVEYLHEVHSPSVIHKNIKSSNILLDAELNPHLADCGLAPFFEDTNENLGPGYNAPECTKPSAYTRKSDVYSFGVIMLELLTGRKPFDSSKPRIEQSLVRWVAPQLHDIDTLERMADPALHGLYPPKSLSRFADIVALCIQLEPEFRPAMSEVVQALVQCVHCTSINKRIGGDLGASRRSDDSDSGYY, translated from the exons ATGGCTCTGCATCTTCCTCCGCTGCTACTCTTGCTGTTTCTGCGGCTCTCTGGTCTGGTCCACGGCACAACCGACCCGTCTGATG TTTCTGCCTTGAATGACCTGTATAGAAGCTTAAATTCTCCCTCCCAGTTGACGGGATGGAGTTCCAGTGGTGGTGATCCCTGTGGGAACGATTGGAAAGGCATCAAGTGCTCTGGCTCCTCCGTGACAGAAAT AATACTCTCAGGTCTTGGATTGACTGGTACAACTGGTTACCAACTGTCGAGCTTGACTtcagtaacttattt AGATCTTTCTGGAAATGTACTTACTGGAGGGATTTCTTATTCAATTTCTCAGATGACTGATCTTAACTATTT AAATCTCGCCAATAACCAGCTCAGTGGACAGTTAACTGATATGTTCAGAAAACTTCCCAGTCTCTCATTGCT GGATCTCTCATTCAACCACTTCTCAGGTACCCTGCCTCAGAGCTTTGGATCTCTTTCAAGTCTCAAAACTTT ACGTCTGCAGAACAATCAATTTAGTGGTTCACTTGGTGTTCTTGCCACTCTTTCTCTCGATGATTT GAATGTTCAGAACAACCAGTTTACCGGTTGGATTCCCAACAAATTGAAAAGTATAAATGATTTTAA AATCGATGGAAATTCTTGGTCCTCTGGACCAGCACCTCCAGGCATGTCTACAGCTGCAGACAGTAATGGTGGAAGCTCATCTATGTACAACAAACAAACTGCAGGTCTGAAAGGTGCAGCCATTGCTGTGATAGTGATCGCTGTCTTGGTTGTGATTCTCATCTTAATGGCTTTTGCTAAGCGAAGATCTTCAGTTTCATCTTATTATATGGAGGAACAATTTAGCCAGAATAGATCATTTACACCTCTAGTAGACAATGAATTTGCAG GAGTTAAGGATACTTCTTCAGTTGGCTTAAAGGCTACGGAAACAGCTACCACGGGACTTAAAGAACCATTTGCTGATACTCAAAAGTCATTCACTGATAATGACTTTGCAAATACATTTAATTCGAGAAGAAACACAGATCTGATTTCTTTCCCAACTTACTCGTTAGCAGATCTGCAAGCTGCTACTCTAAACTTTAGCTCAAGCAGCCTTCTTGGGCAAGGAAATATCggacaagtgtacaaagcaaaATTTGCTGATGGAAAG GTTTTGGCTGTCAAGAAGATAGAGGCATTAAATTTATCTGGACGTTGTTCTCATGACTTCATGGAAATAGTGTCTGACATTTTCAAGCTGCACCATCCAAACATCACTGAACTTTTGGGTTATTGCTCAGAGCCCGATTACCAATTTTTAATCTATGAATTCCAACAGAATGGTTCTCTACATGGATTTTTACATTTATCGGATGATTATAGCAGACCATTGACTTGGGAAACCCGAGTAAGGATTGCTCTTGGGACAGCACGTGCTGTAGA GTACTTGCATGAGGTCCACTCCCCATCAGTGATCCACAAAAACATAAAATCTTCAAACATATTGCTTGATGCGGAGCTAAACCCACACTTGGCTGACTGTGGTCTAGCACCCTTCTTTGAG GATACAAATGAGAACTTGGGTCCTGGATACAATGCTCCTGAATGCACAAAACCTTCTGCCTATACAAGGAAGAGTGATGTCTATAGCTTTGGAGTGATCATGCTAGAGTTGTTGACTGGCCGTAAGCCCTTTGACAG TTCTAAGCCAAGAATAGAGCAGTCATTAGTTCGCTGGGTAGCACCACAACTTCATGACATTGACACATTGGAACGGATGGCAGACCCTGCCCTCCATGGACTCTACCCGCCAAAGTCATTATCTCGATTTGCTGACATTGTCGCCCTATGTATCCAG CTAGAGCCTGAGTTCCGGCCCGCCATGTCAGAAGTGGTACAGGCACTGGTTCAATGCGTTCATTGCACTAGCATCAACAAAAGGATTGGTGGGGATCTAGGCGCCTCTCGTAGAAGTGATGATTCTGACTCTGGATATTATTGA